AAGAAGTAAAATACCATTATACGCATACTTCAACCTGGATTAAAATGTTTGCTGGCGGAACCGAGGAAAGCAAAACCCGGTTGAAAAACGCGGTTGAAAATCTTTGGGAATATACGGTGGGAATGTTTGCAGAAACTCCGGGCGAAGAAGATCTAGCAAAATTAGAAGTTGTTCCGAACGGAAAAGATATTCACGAACTTTGGACTAAAACAGTTACAGAAGATTTGCAAAATTTCGGCATAGAAATTCCAGAAAATGATTTTATGCAAAAAGGTTCCCGAACTGGTTATCACACCGAATATTTCGGTTATATTTTATGTGAATTGCAATACATGCAAAGAACTTATCCGAACTGCGCTTGGTAATATTAGTTGATAGTTGATAGTTGATAGTTGATAGTTGAAAAATTATTGATTATAAACTTGGATGAACTTTTCAAAGGCATAATTTCACATTAATAATCATAAAACTTTTGTGCCTTTTGTGGTTAAAAAAATATAAATCCCGTGGTTAATCAAGCAAACTTATTAGAGATACTTTCCCAAATTCCCGATCCCGAAATTCCCGTTATCAATATTGTGGAACTCGGCATTGTTCGGGAAGCAAAAATGATTTCCGATAACGAAGTAGAAATCGTGATTACGCCTACTTATTCGGCGTGTCCGGCGATGTTTAATATTGAAGAGGACATTGTTAAACTCTTTAAAGAAAAAGGAATTCAGGCGAAAGTGATTACCAAAATCTCTCCCATTTGGACGACCGATTGGATTACCGATGAAGCGCGGGAGAAACTTCGCGTTTACGGAATTACGCCACCCGAAAAAGGAAATCACGAAGATCATTTAAACGTTCCGAAAAAATGTCCAAGATGTGGTTCTATTAACACGAAGCAAATCAGTCGTTTCGGTTCTACCCTTTGCAAAGCCAGTTATCAATGCAATGATTGTCTGGAACCTTTCGATTATTTTAAATGTCATTAATTCAATTTGAAAATGTGCTAATTTGTAAATTTGATGATTTAAGAATCGTTATTCAGAGCATTATTTTAAATATAATTAATCGTTTATCTTTGTTAAAATCCTTTTTTTAAACGGAAAAATCCAATCACATTTTCAAATTTTAAAATTCTCAAATTAATTATATGTACACACAACTCGAAATAGAATCTCACCTGGATGGGAAACTGCAAATTGCCTATCTGAACGACGAAAAAACTTATAACAGTTTAAATAAAACTTTACTTTCTGAACTTAAAACTTTTATTCATGATGGAAGTCGGGATGAAAATGTTCGTTGTCTGGCGATTTCAGGTCGTGGGAAAGCGTTCTGTTCCGGACAAAACTTGAAAGACGCCATGTCTTTCAGCGATCCGGACGAAGATCGGGTTATTCAAAGAATAGTGATTGATTATTATAATCCTTTGGTGAAAGAAATTGCAAACGCCAGAAAACCTGTAATATCTTTGGTTAATGGTCCTGCAGTTGGTGCCGGAGCGATGTTAGCGTTAATCTGTGATTTTACCTTAGCGACTGAATCTTCATATTTTTCACAGGCATTCGTCAACATCGGATTAATTCCTGACACTGGTGGAACGTATTGGTTACCAAAACTTTTGGGCAGACAACAGGCAAATTATTTAGCGTTTACTGGTAAAAAATTATCCGCTACAGAAGCGAAAAATCTAGGATTGATTGCAGATGTTTTTCCAGATGAAAATTTCATGGAGAATGCAATGGAAGTTCTGACGCAAATTTCGAATTTACCAACGAAAGCCATTTCTTTAACCAAGAAAGCCTTCAATGAATCTTACGACAATACATTGAGTCAACAACTGGACGTAGAAGGAATATTGCAACAAACGGCGGCAGAATCAGAAGATTTTATGGAGGGAGTTTCAGCATTTTTAGAAAAAAGAACACCGGAATATAAAGGGAAGTAAAATAATTTGAAAATGAGATAATTTTAAAATTTGAGAATGATGAGAAATGATAAAGAAAATTTAATCGTTAATAAAACCTTTGATTTTGCTCTTCAGATTATCGAATTCTCCGAGATGTTTTTTGAACAAAAGAGATTCTCATTGGCAAATCAAATTTTCAAATCTGGAACTTCTATTGGTGCAAATGTGCGAGAAAGTCAGAATGCTGAAAGCAAAGCGGATTTCATTCATAAGATGAAAATTTCTGCAAAAGAAGCAGATGAAGTCGAATACTGGTTACTCCTTTGTAAACATTCGAAATATTTAACTTCTCCTAACGAAGAAATGTTTGATGATTTAAAAGCAATTCAATTGATCCTCTCCAAAATTATTTCAACATCTAAATCCTAATTATCAAATTAACACATTATCAAATTTTTAAATTAATCATATGAATATAGGAATTATCGGTTCTGGAACCATGGGAATTGGAATTGCACAAGTTGCTGCAACTTCTGGTTGTGAGGTTTTTTTGTATGATCAAAACTCAGCACAAACAGAAAAGTCTTTAGTAACTCTTAAAAAGGTTCTGGAAATATTGGTTGAAAAACAAAAAATATCTGCAGAGAAAAGCGAAGATATTTTTACTAAAATAAAACCTTGTTCGGAACTTCAGAATTTTAAAGATTGCGATTTGGTGATTGAAGCCATTATTGAAAATAAAGAAATCAAGACCAAAGTTTTTCAACAATTAGAAGAAATCGTTTCTGAGGATTGTATTATTTCGAGCAATACTTCTTCTATTTCGATTACTTCCCTTTCTTCAGAATTAAAGAATCCGAAACGTTTTATTGGAATTCATTTTTTCAATCCGGCTCCTTTAATGCCTTTGGTGGAAGTGATTCCTGGACTGTTAACCGAGAAAACTTTGGCTTACGACATTACAGCCTTAATGGAAAGTTGGGGAAAAAAACCGGTGATTGCGAAAGATGTTCCCGGATTTATTGTGAACAGAATTGCGCGTCCGTTTTACGGAGAAGCGTTGAGAATTGCGGAAGAGAATATCGCCACGCCGGAACAGATTGATGACGCTATGCGAACTTTGGGAAATTTCAAAATGGGACCTTTTGAACTGATGGATCTCATTGGAATTGATGTTAATTTCTCTGTCACAAAAACGGTTTACACAGATTATTTTTTCGACCCGAAATACAAACCGAGTTTGCTTCAACAAAGAATGAGCGAGGCCAAATTGCACGGACGAAAAACGGGAAAAGGTTTTTATGACTATTCAGAAAACGCTCAAAAACCTGCTCCCGAAAAAGACGAAGAATTGTACCAGGAAATCTTCATGCGAATATTATCAATGTTGATTAACGAAGCCGTAGAAGCAAAACGACTCGGAATTGCCAACGATGAAGCCATAGAATTAGCCATGCAAAAAGGCGTGAATTATCCTAAAGGTTTGCTGCAATGGGGATTTGATATTGGGTTTGAAAGAGTTTCTGAAACTTTGCAAAATCTTTATAACGAATACCAGGAGGAACGATACAGGCAAAGTCCTTTACTGCGTAAAATGCGTAATGTTTAATTGGTAATAGGCAATACTAAAAACTTAAAATCTCAATCACCCAAAAACTCAATTACTCAAAATGACTCCACACGAACTCGCTCAATATATGCTCAATCAGGATCACTTCTCACAATGGATGGGAATAAAACTCATCGAAGTTCGCGAGAAATATTGCCTGATTGAAATGCCTGTAAAACAAGAAATGATCAACGGATTGCGAACGGTTCACGGCGGCGTTACTTTTTCCCTCGCAGATTCTGCCTTGGCTTTTTCGAGCAATAATACGAATGAAGCCTCGGTTGCGCTACATTGTTCCATGAACTTTACAAAAGCAATTCGACTGGGAGATACTTTAACCGCAGAAAGTGTTTTGATTTCCGATACCAGAAAAACCGGAGTTTAT
This DNA window, taken from Kaistella carnis, encodes the following:
- a CDS encoding four helix bundle protein, yielding MRNDKENLIVNKTFDFALQIIEFSEMFFEQKRFSLANQIFKSGTSIGANVRESQNAESKADFIHKMKISAKEADEVEYWLLLCKHSKYLTSPNEEMFDDLKAIQLILSKIISTSKS
- a CDS encoding enoyl-CoA hydratase-related protein; amino-acid sequence: MYTQLEIESHLDGKLQIAYLNDEKTYNSLNKTLLSELKTFIHDGSRDENVRCLAISGRGKAFCSGQNLKDAMSFSDPDEDRVIQRIVIDYYNPLVKEIANARKPVISLVNGPAVGAGAMLALICDFTLATESSYFSQAFVNIGLIPDTGGTYWLPKLLGRQQANYLAFTGKKLSATEAKNLGLIADVFPDENFMENAMEVLTQISNLPTKAISLTKKAFNESYDNTLSQQLDVEGILQQTAAESEDFMEGVSAFLEKRTPEYKGK
- a CDS encoding 3-hydroxyacyl-CoA dehydrogenase NAD-binding domain-containing protein, producing MNIGIIGSGTMGIGIAQVAATSGCEVFLYDQNSAQTEKSLVTLKKVLEILVEKQKISAEKSEDIFTKIKPCSELQNFKDCDLVIEAIIENKEIKTKVFQQLEEIVSEDCIISSNTSSISITSLSSELKNPKRFIGIHFFNPAPLMPLVEVIPGLLTEKTLAYDITALMESWGKKPVIAKDVPGFIVNRIARPFYGEALRIAEENIATPEQIDDAMRTLGNFKMGPFELMDLIGIDVNFSVTKTVYTDYFFDPKYKPSLLQQRMSEAKLHGRKTGKGFYDYSENAQKPAPEKDEELYQEIFMRILSMLINEAVEAKRLGIANDEAIELAMQKGVNYPKGLLQWGFDIGFERVSETLQNLYNEYQEERYRQSPLLRKMRNV
- the paaD gene encoding 1,2-phenylacetyl-CoA epoxidase subunit PaaD, giving the protein MVNQANLLEILSQIPDPEIPVINIVELGIVREAKMISDNEVEIVITPTYSACPAMFNIEEDIVKLFKEKGIQAKVITKISPIWTTDWITDEAREKLRVYGITPPEKGNHEDHLNVPKKCPRCGSINTKQISRFGSTLCKASYQCNDCLEPFDYFKCH
- a CDS encoding PaaI family thioesterase, translating into MTPHELAQYMLNQDHFSQWMGIKLIEVREKYCLIEMPVKQEMINGLRTVHGGVTFSLADSALAFSSNNTNEASVALHCSMNFTKAIRLGDTLTAESVLISDTRKTGVYDISITNQHKVLVATFRGTVYKIDKKVTDL